The Spirochaeta isovalerica genome includes a window with the following:
- a CDS encoding TRAP transporter small permease, giving the protein MKIKDQFVKIEKLFNMVLISFTTAMFIIVIFNVFMRFVLNNSIGWADELSRFIFIWISFLGAVLAYKSDEHVGLSFIVDKIKSSAVRKSLFFIQRLAVLFVLLIMTYYGYIVTISAKNVSPALSITLSTVYMIVPFCALLMTLLAIGKIAALFSGKNGDAAEKSEVTL; this is encoded by the coding sequence ATGAAGATTAAAGATCAGTTTGTTAAAATCGAAAAGCTGTTCAATATGGTTCTCATTTCCTTTACCACCGCCATGTTCATCATTGTCATATTCAATGTCTTTATGCGGTTTGTCCTGAATAATTCCATCGGCTGGGCCGATGAGCTTTCCAGGTTTATATTCATATGGATTTCCTTTCTCGGTGCCGTTCTGGCCTACAAGTCCGATGAGCACGTGGGATTGAGTTTCATTGTTGATAAAATAAAGTCTTCCGCTGTCAGAAAATCGCTCTTTTTTATACAGCGACTTGCGGTTCTCTTTGTTCTGCTTATTATGACTTATTACGGTTACATCGTTACGATCAGCGCCAAAAATGTCTCTCCGGCCCTTTCCATAACCCTGTCCACCGTTTATATGATAGTCCCTTTCTGCGCGCTTCTTATGACTCTGCTCGCCATAGGGAAGATAGCGGCCCTTTTTTCCGGAAAAAACGGTGATGCTGCTGAAAAATCGGAGGTAACGCTGTAA